In the genome of Phragmites australis chromosome 9, lpPhrAust1.1, whole genome shotgun sequence, the window AGACCTTAGGAGCTTCCTTACATTCCAAGTTTTCTAGATTTCTTGCTCCCCAAGTAACCTAGATTTCTGGTTTTCCAAGTAACCTTCTTGATGATGACACATGTACTTTGTCTAGCGATCTCCTCCCGCTTGACTctatcaacacgccgtcttcatccatcttctcatgctttacTTTCTTTCCATGTATACAGCTCGGATCACCCTAGACTCTACCcgatctccttgatcgtccgacaccaagcaccccgcttagcctcgatcatcccgccgccgattgtcaagttgcatccatcacctacacatcaagCACACAAAGTCaacgtgaacatcggatgttccaacgTACACAGTttcaagcaccagaccatccgatgagttcaaagTTCATCCTCTAAAGAATTTCAGTTCTcttgtaaaatgctccggtgttcatatCACTccaacgtcggaccatccggtgtgttcttcaattttctcttcTATGTCAAAAACACTTCGGTGAGTATAATATTCTGattaccggatcatccagtaaGTGCAATTTCTTCTGAACTcattcaattcaaactaatATTTGTCTCGGTTTTGGTGGCTTTTTCATGTGTTGCATCCTTGACACcaactaaagtatatacttgacaaacatgttagtcccattgactatgttgtcaatgactcatcacatataaatcaatatacatatccacttggtttctcaatctctcccttgaaGAGTCCATTGACAACATACAATGTAcatatccacttggtttctcaatctctcccttgatgagtCCATTGACAACATACATGAAAATCAAAGAATGAGTTGGAGCACAAACTAATTGCCATATCTAAATGatcaaaagccaaaaaaaagcaagaataAGATCACTTAGCATAAGATGGATTGCAAATGCCCAAGCCACCTGAAACCAAAGCCAAAGCCCAAACACTAAACACTCTCCCCCCTTGTTGACAATAGATTcatcaaaaaatcaaaagattatatatatatatatatatatatatatatatatatatatatatatatatatatatatatatatatatcgagcATCATAACTCATCCACATTTGAAGAGAAAACTCGACCAAGCCATGctttaaaaaataattgcaccaacccgtctacacatgtaaaaatgtaGAGGTAAGCATGATTCATCAAGTATACTTaacaatttatttgcaaggcatggtctCTCAAACTCAACTACTTCAATCTTAGAAAACATTAAAACTTTAACACTTCATTATGGTTGAAACAACTGATTCATTGCTTAAAAACATATAAGATAAAATtcatttgcaagaaattatatgcaTCATCAGTCTTACTTTTCAATcatgccaagcctatgtcaaaagGATAATTAGAAGCTTAAGATCAATGGTTTCGGTCATACATAACTTCTTTCAATTAAATATCAAAGTACAATGATAAACAGTATTGTAAAGAAGAAGTGTgacaatatatatttccttaatCTTTTGCCTATCAACTATTTTTTAGCATTGAGTACATAACTTTGATAATTTACTTTCAGCTCATTTTAGAAAAGATCAAAGCAGTCGAGAAAGTTTGACCATGATAAGATTTAATTTAAGTTTTCATTCAAATTAAGAAGTCATGACTCAAACTACACAACTACATGTGTAGATATGAAGGTGCAATAACCTTGTAGCATAATCATGGCTTCAAATGTCATGCATGTATAAAGTACAATGCTCgttacatttttatttttttattagaattcaagaactccccctcacacGATGCCATAGGGATaacacactccaagctctcccctaaGAAAAACAAACCTAGTTGCATCTAGAAGATAGTAAAGATATCTGCAAGCTGGTGATGGGTATCTATGTAACGCATGTCAATGTCTCcattctcattatggtctcacAGAaaatggaatctcacatctatgtgtttggttctggactACTGGACTGGGTTATTgtctaagcttatggcactagtgttgtcacacaaaagtggcacactctcaACCATCCACAAGATCTGAGAACAACAACTAGTGGCAGCAACATATTCTGCCTCAGCAATGGACTGGGCAACACTAAACTGCTTGCGAGAaaaccaacaaacaagagaggtacccaagaaatgataagtaccCGAGGTGCTCTTTTTATCAATCCTACAACCAGCAAGGTCTACATcagaaaaacctcgaagagatagcgaagaagatgcagaaatcAAAGACCATATTCAAGGGTGTACTTGAGATACCTTAAgatgcgcttcaccgcttgaCAGTGAGAtatccttggtgatgcttggaagcgagcacacaagcagaggGCGAAGTGaatgtcgggtcttgtcaccgtcaggtacaggaggaagctaatcatgctcctgtactttCGTTGGTCTACtgcctcaccatcttcatccagatcaagTGCGGTCAAGGTGGCCATTGGTGTCGCCAAAGGCTTTGTattgctcatgtcaaacttcttcagtagATCCTttgtgtacttcgtctggtggatgaatgtaccttacttggattgcttgatttgaagcctaaggaagaagttgaactcacctatcatcgacatctcaaattccttgctcataatttctgcaaacttggccactaAGAGCAtaagaagagccaccaaaaatgatatcatccacatatatctgaacaagtaggaagtCATTGACAAGGTAAACAAGTTTTTATCCAccaaccccatcacatacccatgctctaacaacAATGTCTTAAGCTTATCATACCAAGCCGTAGGCTCTTGCTTAAAcccatacaaagccttctgAAACTTGTATTCTCTATGTGagtatttagggtgctcaaaaCCAGGGGGTTgtttgacatagacctctttctcTATGAACCAATTTAGGAAGgcacttttgacatctatttgatacaacttgaaacccttgaATGCTGAAAATACAAGGAGGATCATAATGGCTTCTAATCTAgttactggtgcaaaggtcaaTCCAAAATTGACCCCCTCTATCTGTGTGAAACCATGGGCCACAATTCGAGCTTTGTTTCTTACTACCGACTCATCCTCCACCTGCTTGttcttgaaaacccatttggtgcctatggtatgGATATTTGGGGGTggttctacaaggacccaaacttagtttctctcaaaattctcaagttcttcatgcatggcattgacccaatttgaatcaaaaagtgcgtgtccaacatcatagggctcaaaagaagtaacaaatgcagaatctaTAAAATCATGTTGAGTAGATTTAGACCTTGGTACCCTTTCATTGAGATCACCGATCATCATTTGTGGAGGGTGTTTCTGTTGAATGTGTTTAGGGGCCTCACGCTGTGAGAATATCTCctcctcaaacactgctggtgcagaCTCGAAAGCCGCTGAAGTGAAAGTAGAgactgcaggaccctctgccggTGTTGAAGAGGTAGGAGCCAGCTTGGGAGTATGTGTGATagcaggaagtagtggatcatttTCATCATCATCTAGAGTTAGAAGgttgccatctacaaagatactttcactcatctcttgatcacctacacactcaAGAACagagctagcacaaggggttaagtcatcaaagatcacatcataggactccacgatagtgttagtgtcaagattataaaccctgtaagcttAGTCATGGACCAAATAACCCAAGAAAAGCCCATCGGAAGAACAtgactcgaacttatcaagattgccacgctttagtaTGAAGCAATGATAGCCAAATACTCTCAAgtgtgaaaccttcggctttcTCCTAAAGCGTAACTCATAAGAAGCCACATTCAAaatcgagcacaagaaaatccgatttgagatATAACAAGATTTGCTAATCGCCTCTACCCAGAacctcctaggagtcctatgctcatcaagcatcgtcctagccatttgaactaaatttttatttttcctttaaaCCACGctattctgctgaggaacacgtggagcagaaaattgatgctcaatgacatgttcaagacagaaagcatcaaaaaaGAGAGTTTTTTTAACTCAGTGACGTTATCACTACGGATTGCTCTTAACACactagggagttccttgaacaatctcaaagctaagcttcaaaagtgtgaaaacacaTCATCCTTTcttacaagaaagaacacccaagaatagcgagagtaatcatcaacaatgacaagcacataccacttctcacccACCGAACGGATTCGGGATgtaccaacagtgtccatatgaagaagttctcccAGTCTTTCAGTCATCATCAGgttaactggtgggtgagaggcggcaaccatcttgtcaTGTCGACAAGGAGagcaaacaagattcttctcaaacttgagcttgggcaatcctcagatcaagctAAGGGCACTCAACCTAGTGAGCAAATCGAAACTCATGTGCTCTcgcctcctatgccacatccggagctcagaagaaggttgtgcAATCAAAtatcgagaagaaccaaaaaaactcagaaaaatctgctctaaaaactcttccaactcgAGAAATTCGACAAACTAAAACACCTGAgaaatcaagaactcgagaagtattacGCTTGAAATacacttctaagtcctcatccaacaactaagatatagaaagcaaattataccccagatgctccaccaaagccacatctttgagagtaaaactctcacttACTTTTACTGTACCTTTGACCATTACTCTTCCTTTTCGATCATCCCTAAATGTGGTGTACTCATGCCACttcgtcggggtgaggctgAAGAACCATGATGGATCCCCGGTCATATGATgtgaacaaccggagtcaatgagtCACTTGTTCTCTAGACCTCCACTTGTTACCTACACAAAGTAAGAAGAGCTTGAGTACTCAGTGCTAGGGAAAGTAAGAAATTTCTTGGGAGTCCAGCACCGAGTCACTCGAGAAGAAAGAGTAAAAATAGGTATATATAAATCAAATCTAGCATGCTGAGGGCgggtaccacgatgaggaaaatgtggACTACCAAAGCACTGTGACTCAAAACCTCtgacacgtggaccaaaaccatatgaatcatggtatgaTCTGTGTCGGGCACCACCTCcagaagaaaactagaaaacGTTGGAAACCCGTGAGTGAGaacgaggaaaaggctcatgtacacctaAAGAATGatggtacatgtcccgagtgctcaactcccactcacgtcgctcatctctcctacggtgaAAAATAGAACTTaactaggtgaccctctctctggtagTAAGTGCAAGAATAATGTCTTTTAGGAACTGGCCTACTGATCACTCTATAATCTCTCATAGGGGCTTTACACTCAAGCTGAGGAACCCTCCTGGGTTGTGTTTGTGGAAGCTCTCTCTTCATTGGTTGTGGCATgagatttttcttttctggCACAAATTGTGTGACATTGATCTTGGATTTTTTAGTCTTAAGGGTACTGGATGTGGTGAATACAGTCTTGCCAAGCTTGTTGTAAAACACTCTCTCAAAACTCAAACCTAGAGCTAATTCTGCCTTATCTGCacatatcttggtcttggccaaaatcaaatccatcttgcccttgccttctgagcacttctccacaagagaaaagaGGTACTCATTTTCAGCCATGAGCTTTTGAACCTGCTGCCTTACCCAGGtgagtttgtccttaaagaCAATGCAGGTGGAATAGTTTGGCTGCACATTCTTAGAACacccaacactctccaatctagactcacTCCTTAATGCACTTCACTTTCatttcaacatcctttgcaagcaaagggcaatttttGCAAGCACATAAAAGAGTAGggctagactcctcctcaagaagcttcttctcagcagtctcaaacCAACTGACAACTTGAGCATGTAAAGTctgaagctcagcaagctcATTCATGACTACAACACAACTTTCAcactcctcttcctcatccttagccctagacctaagcaactcatgCTCAGATAAGGAACACGTTAGCTTATATTTGAGTTCCTTAACCTCTCTAGCCGCACTTCGAACCAACCTATCTTGACTaaccaacgcatcagttaaacgaTCTACCTCAACAGAAAGCTGATCATTAGATGGTTGTACCTCATGTGAATTAGGCTCGAGGTCATCATTCTCTCCTGCCATAACGCATAGGCCGGtaaagtccttgttcttcttgttcttcacaggctgctcctcctcttccaaGATCTCATCCTCGCTTGAGAAagtgtcgatgtcactgagCGCCACCACAAAGGCTCATgaagccgccttggccgccttattggccatcttgtcgtggttcttaTAGAAGGTCTTTTTGTTCTTCAGGTGCTTGGGACAGTTCGTGTTGAAATGGGACAGTTCGTGTTGAaatgggtggtgtcaccacactcatagcaagaacgaggaccacctctcctctggtctcgtcgtttgttgtagaagcgggtaaatttcttcacaatcAACGCTagatcttcatcatcaagtccATCCACCTGCTCTTTTGTAGTAGAGACCAAAGAAAATAAAGCAAAACCACAAagtgaagggttagcacaagaaaaaccacTTCCCGCCTGATTGTCACAACCAGATCCTGAAACTAACGCCATGTTTCCTAGACTTATCCTAGCCACTTTGGCTATCTCTATGGACTTAAGCTTGCTAAACAGCTCATCACAAGTTAGGGTATCATAACTAGATGACTcctcaatgctcgagatcttcactttccaAATACtacagtcaagagcatagagaagcttgattgccCTCTTATGATCAGAATAAGGCAAAACCCTAGTGAATCTAAGATTGCTCACAATCCCATCAAACCTCTCAAACATGGCATCTAAAGACTCTTCGAGACCCTGAACAAACATCTGATACTCATGATTATAAGTGCTCTTACGCTTAGCCTTAATCTGGTTTGTGCCCTCATGAAAAACACTAAGAGTGAACCAAATCTCTCTAACAGTGCAAAGATGCTAAACCCTATCAAACTTCTTATGACTCAGACTGGTGAATAagatatttctagccttgttgttggccttatATTGATCAGTCTGGACCTGATAAGTACGAGCAATAGGAatttcatagttggaatcaataATTTCCCATATAACACTTctttggcttaagagataagcctccatgcacacCTTCTAATATGAATAATCACGACCCTCAAAGAATGGTATTTTTTCCATTTCTCTCCATTGTctcctacggatcacaaaaccggttaaggtcaactagTGACCAAACtcagctctaataccaattgtaggaccaagGAAGACGACTAGAAAGGGTGAATAAGATCctcaccaaattcttggatGGCTTATCCTAACCTTTCACCCAACGAGCCTCAAATCTAAAAAGCGGAAGCAATAAACTGAGAGAAATAAGAACGAATCACACTAAACATCTTCAAAAAGAACATAGCTACCATGGATGGAtctgaactctaggttccatagaaATCCATTCCAAATGTCATAGCTTACAAAAACTTGCAACTCGATGAGGGAGCACTCAAATCTAAAGAACTAGGTACCGGGcaaagaaactctccaagttgatggatttAGAGGTAagggatggttcaagaccaacttatagatgattcttatccctctaacaacaagaagagtaACTTCAACTTGATGGAAAAATTCAGCTctccaaaaaaaatgaaaatcacaacgAAACTAAAAAACTTGCGAATATGTAAGgaagccaagagagggaaactagaaggagatgaacataagcGTAAGAGGAAACACAATATCCATTACTTGCATATGAATGCCCTATTTTTGACGGATTACAAAGTGGCTTTGCATACAAATCTCTCATCTAagacataggctaagcactcttctctttctcttctaaaaccctagatctcaactctcaaatggctggctcaaagaGGCTCTCACAACCCTCCCCCCATATTTATAGGCATTGGAAGCTTCCTTGCATCCGAAGTTTCCTAAATTTCTTGCTCCCCAAGTAACGTAGATTTCTTGCTTTGCAAGCAACCTTCCTGATGATGACacatgtactctgtcttgcgatctcctcccacttgaCTCTGTCagcacgccgtcttcatccatcttctcaagcTTTGCTTGCTTTCCATGTGTATAGCTCCTGGCTTAGTGACATTTGGGGTATGACTGTATTTTGATTTTGTTGCTGTAGAATTCTTGATACTTGCTTTTTTTAGTTTATCAAGTGCTGACCTTCCAGATTAAATATTgtattcttttttcctttttttacaaCTGCCTCTCCTTTTTAAACAATCAATCTTGTCTTGATCTTACTGCTTGCTCTGTTGCATAAACTTGTTTCCTTTTAAAATTGCAGCCTGATCGAGTAACAGAATTCTGTAAACGAAACAAATTGCAATTGATCATAAGAGCGCATGAGTGTGTTATGGATGGGTTTGAGCGGTTTGCTCATGGACAATTGATCACTTTATTTTCAGCAACTAATTATTGTGGTATGTATCTTGCACCCTCTTCCTCAGTTTTAATTTTATGTCACAGAGCTTTTTTTCCTGAGATCTTTCCTGCACCAGGTACTGCAAACAATGCTGGGGCCATACTTGTGGTTGGCAGGGGTTTAGTTATCGTGCCAAAGTTAATTCATCCACTTCCGCCACCTATTAATTCGCCCGAGTCCTCCCCTGAGCGTGGGGATGCCACATGGATGCAGGTCAGAATTAATCCTTTTCCCcctttacctttttttttggtaaagaaAAGTCGGGATGGACTTGATTGCAAGTAAGAACAACACTAGGCTCTCAATTGATGGAAACTATTGATTgcatatgaaataaaaaatgTCTTCTGTCTTGCAAAAAAACCCTCCATCCTTATTCTGACACTACAAATTGTCAAGAGCTATTCGTGTCTTATGTTGTGGGATTAATAATAGGTTAACTTACAATGGACTTGGAACTCTGTTTATTTGTAGGAGATTAACATTCAACGGCCACCTACTCCAACTAGAGGGCGGCCACAAGCTGCCGGTGATAGGAATTCTCTTGCTTACATATGATACATGACAGAACCACCTCAAGCTTCTGGATCTGTTGTTTGTAATCAGAAATTTCTTGCCAGTTTCAAGGTACATATGTTATACCTCAGAAGAACAATAAACCAACAGGACATCATGGATACATTTGTGAAGAGTCCCCTGGTAGTCCATAGCCATGCATGGTGTTAACTGTAGGTAATGTGGTGCTGTGACTTCGGCTCCTCATTGGGAAGCGACATAATAGCATTTCAGACCGCGAGCGCCATCATATGCTTCCAATCCAATTCGGACTCTCTGCTCCGTTGTTTGGAGGGAAGAATGCAATACCAATGGACCACAATCAAGTCTGGTGTAATTTGCCATCATAGCTCACCTGTAACTGCagtgtactttttttttttttttgcgaatgaaCTGTAGTGTACATGGTTATATTGTTGTTTCTCCAGAATAAGAAGCCTTGAAAATGTTTGTATACCTAAACAGAATAGCTATACAAGTTACCGAATTCTGAGTTTAGATTG includes:
- the LOC133929629 gene encoding serine/threonine-protein phosphatase BSL1 homolog, with protein sequence MCIAPGLVTFGPDRVTEFCKRNKLQLIIRAHECVMDGFERFAHGQLITLFSATNYCGTANNAGAILVVGRGLVIVPKLIHPLPPPINSPESSPERGDATWMQEINIQRPPTPTRGRPQAAGDRNSLAYI